One window from the genome of Metabacillus flavus encodes:
- a CDS encoding gas vesicle protein K has translation MSQNPAGAKTGLQSSNGKINLDPDSAEQGLAQLVLTVIELLRQLVERHAIRRVDGGTLTDQQIEDLGVALANLEIKMEEMKDIFDLKDEDLNIDLGPLGNLI, from the coding sequence GCGCTAAAACCGGACTACAGAGCAGTAATGGAAAAATCAATCTGGATCCGGATTCTGCAGAGCAGGGTCTTGCCCAATTGGTGCTGACTGTTATCGAGCTTTTAAGACAGCTGGTGGAGCGCCATGCAATCCGCCGTGTTGACGGAGGCACACTGACCGATCAGCAAATTGAGGATCTAGGAGTTGCTCTTGCAAACCTTGAAATAAAAATGGAAGAAATGAAAGACATTTTTGACCTGAAAGATGAAGATCTAAATATAGACCTTGGCCCTCTCGGCAATTTAATTTAA
- a CDS encoding gas vesicle protein GvpJ has protein sequence MQHNGGSSSIVDVLEKVLDKGVVIAGDIKIGLADVELLTIKIRLIVASVDKAKEIGMDWWENDPYLSSKAANNNNEALEEENKRLNERIKSLEEKMDSQRLV, from the coding sequence ATTCAGCATAACGGCGGCTCGAGTTCGATTGTAGATGTTCTCGAGAAGGTTTTGGATAAAGGTGTAGTCATTGCAGGTGACATCAAAATCGGCCTGGCAGATGTAGAACTTCTTACAATTAAGATCAGGCTGATTGTTGCCTCTGTAGATAAAGCAAAAGAAATAGGCATGGACTGGTGGGAGAATGATCCTTACCTAAGTTCAAAGGCAGCCAATAATAACAATGAGGCACTTGAAGAAGAAAACAAACGCCTGAATGAAAGAATTAAATCTTTGGAAGAAAAAATGGATTCTCAAAGACTCGTTTAA